The genomic DNA ggtgtgaaacaaggctccgtgttgaaggccatagtTAGCTTGGACTTTTTGTCAAGTTGAACTAGATTAAAAGTAACTGTTGCAATAGTGGGTactcttcttatttttaaagaaggtaattttgatttttctagcAGTTTTTCATATGAACTATCCGTAATAATCTTCAAAGATGAATCTAAGACCTCTCAggcttttttatttattttttatttcaaaagaattttttttatgtttacagtAGCTTGTtcaattatcattatttatccattcgtttgggagtatttcatttaattttcttagTACCatgtgtttgtaaataaatattcttatatatacatgatatatgtaatCATATTCTCTGATTTTAAGCGAAAGtcaagtttttcaaaaaaagattttcgtcCTTTGTGTTATCAACCGTTTTAAAGTTACTAAATTATTTTAGATGTATTATGGTCATGTGACAACTGATTCGTACAAAATGGCAACCCGACGCCTTGGGAATTTGTGTGCTGATAAAACTGTATTTTTCTTATGTGACATGCAAGAGCGATTTCGTAATGCCATCAAATATTTTCCAGAAATAACAGAAGTAGCATCAAGGCTTGTAagtgtttctaaaaaaaaaaaaccaagatatacccaggatcactctgattcaaacaaaaaattctctaaaTCTGACATGATCAAGATGCTTgctttcttgattgacaacatatatttctgtgtcattttggtctctagtggacagttgtctcattggcaatcataccacatcttcttttattatatatatatcttccggtattcaacatgttcaccatgttcacatgtctttttatcaatttaaaacattttatatcttGAAACATAGAACTTAATAATCAgtgccaaatatggcccttacaAAACTTACTCCCTTAATTGGGTATCATTCAGCTGAAAAAGAACTTACcaataacaaaatttaacaaaatatatgacaaaGAAATCAAAGAAGTTTCTACATTAGACatgttagacatgttagatgCAAATTACGAACTGTATAACAACATGAACTCATTAATTTCATTAACATGCATGCACAAGAAAACCATTACTGCTGATATTATCTGAAGATTAAATCAGTTGTTACGTACAGTACATTCTCCCTTAGTTATGCATCTATTATATATGTTGTAGGCACTTGTAacttattttttactatttatttcaGGTACAAGCTTCAAAGCTCCTAAATATTCCTTTGATAGTGACTGAACAGGTATAATAcacatttatttcatatcagTTGAGAATTAGCTTCTCTTATTGGATAAATAGGGGTCACATGATATTCATTATTCCTCAGTAATAAATTCCATCAGTCATTAACAGAACATAATGGACTGGAAAATGTTAATGGCTTTCTCCATGATAATGACCGATGGGGCGTGTTTTCAGTCTGTTAATGACCGCTGGGGCGTGGTTTCTCTGTTTGGAGATATATtctttcaataaaacttttcccCGTTCttaatattacaaatgtatatttaagttgttgaattgtttGCCATATATGTTTTGGTAAATTATATAGAACTTGATTTAGTATTCATATAGTAATACTGAAAAAATTGAACTAAAATGAATAGCAGTGTTACTTAACGATTGTTCTTCACTCTTTGCCATAGAAATCGTACAACTTCTAGAATTGCTttggaaatttttaatttttgagaattttcaaaaacatgGCTCCTCACAGTTTGAAAGCCAGTGACATTGAAGAGCTACTTCTGGTAGTTCCGGGGGAAAGGGGACATAATCTAAAACTTTTGAGGTGGCCCTGTATCCAgcgtgtaaacaaaaacatagcctgtcaatgaaatatttataatagttCTTGAACCTTGGGCTCAGTCATTATCACTATCTTAGTCAATACCACCATCATGACCATGACCACTGTCCTGTGGGCAgtccatacatgtatatcatgatATAAATGACCAGTTATTCAAGAactattatgtaaatataatatgttatgTGATAATATTTGAACATAGCAAAAGTTTGATTTAACACTATAATATAAAGAGTActggtaataaaaaaaaagaacaagaaaattaagacaaaaaataaagttacacaagtaatgttgaaaatgaaacgTAATTTTTTCGTACTAAGTTGACaggtttttcttgttatttggTGGAGCATCTatacactttatttagaaaattattATTGGTCAAAGAAGTTGATTTACAGATTTCCTAGGCATTTCAACTTAAACAGAGTCTATTCACAGCATGTGTGTTTTCAACTCCAATTTAAATATCTTGATTATGAATGACTCCCAGTTTTCCCCCTGGTTATCATAGTTCTCCTTCGATAATCCAGTTTCTTTGAATAACAAAAGTgggaaaacattatttaaatttagattaaagctgttattttgaatttcatcAGCAAAAATCTTAGATCAGTGTTAAAGAGCATTAATCATTGTACGCAGCCTATTGTTTAAGAATCacttaaatttgtaaaattgtaaatataatgcACATTTCAGTATCCAAAAGGACTAGGAAGCACTGTAACAGAATTAGATATTTCACATGCGGCAGGAACATTTCCAAAAACCAAGTTTAGTATGGTTTTACCAGAGGTAGAGACCCAACTACAGAGCTTATGTTCTAACGATGTTCAACATATTGTACTGTTTGGTATTGAGGTAACTTTTATTAAATCTTTCCATAAGTTACTTTTCATCACATTCTATGAACTTTcttcataaaagagggacgaaagataccagagggacagtcaagctcataaatcgaaaataaactgaacacctggctaaaaatgaaaaagacaaacagacaaacagtagaacacatgacacaacatagaaaactctaaaataagcaacaagaaccccaccaaaaattaggg from Mytilus trossulus isolate FHL-02 chromosome 8, PNRI_Mtr1.1.1.hap1, whole genome shotgun sequence includes the following:
- the LOC134680895 gene encoding isochorismatase domain-containing protein 1-like, producing the protein MATRRLGNLCADKTVFFLCDMQERFRNAIKYFPEITEVASRLVQASKLLNIPLIVTEQYPKGLGSTVTELDISHAAGTFPKTKFSMVLPEVETQLQSLCSNDVQHIVLFGIETHVCVQQTVIDLLNKNYEVHIVADACSSRSQTDRVFALERFRHMGATVTTSEAVLLQLIGDKDHPQFKAIQGLIMKSAPDTGLVKL